In a genomic window of Flammeovirga agarivorans:
- a CDS encoding phosphoribosylanthranilate isomerase, producing MNKNKQNIETVSWKVCGMRDQKNIYDVLTLDPDYMGFIIYPPSSRFIEKQDVSFLEEKWPDTVKTKRVGVFVNEDESTILAYAKKYHFDVIQLHGTEPPSLCESLKTKGFEVFKVFGIKDEFNFEALKPYEAYVDYFLFDTKSPQHGGTGETFDWGVLEQYSSTKPFLLSGGLSLENIKNIRKLDHLPCKGIDVNSKFETSPAFKDIEQLKSLAEWVKSINNKK from the coding sequence ATGAATAAGAACAAACAAAATATAGAAACCGTCAGTTGGAAGGTTTGTGGTATGAGAGATCAGAAGAATATTTATGATGTCTTAACATTGGATCCTGACTATATGGGGTTTATTATCTACCCTCCATCTTCGAGGTTTATTGAAAAACAGGACGTTTCTTTTCTTGAAGAAAAATGGCCTGATACTGTAAAAACGAAGAGAGTAGGAGTGTTTGTAAATGAAGATGAGTCAACCATTTTAGCGTATGCAAAGAAGTATCATTTTGATGTAATTCAGCTTCACGGAACTGAACCTCCAAGTCTTTGTGAATCCTTAAAAACAAAAGGGTTTGAAGTTTTTAAAGTCTTTGGAATTAAAGATGAGTTTAATTTTGAAGCCCTAAAGCCTTATGAAGCATATGTAGATTACTTCTTGTTTGATACAAAATCACCTCAACATGGCGGAACTGGGGAGACATTTGATTGGGGAGTTCTAGAACAATATAGTTCAACAAAACCTTTTCTTTTGAGTGGGGGTCTTTCTTTAGAAAATATAAAGAATATCAGAAAGTTAGATCATTTACCTTGCAAAGGAATTGATGTAAATAGTAAATTTGAGACATCACCGGCTTTTAAAGATATAGAGCAATTAAAATCTTTAGCAGAATGGGTGAAATCCATCAATAATAAAAAATAG